One genomic window of Magnolia sinica isolate HGM2019 chromosome 3, MsV1, whole genome shotgun sequence includes the following:
- the LOC131239614 gene encoding cyclin-dependent kinase F-3 isoform X2: protein MERYKAMRELGDGTCGSVYKAVNLEANEIVAIKKMKRKFYSWEECMNLREVKSLRKLNHPNIVKLKEVVRENHELFFIFEYMEYNLYQIMRDRQSPFSEAEIRSLLSQVLQGLAYMHRNCYFHRDLKPENLLVTGDVIKIADFGLAREVTSRPPYTDYVSTRWYRAPEVLLQSSSYTPAIDMWAVGAILAELFTLCPLFPGESETDQIYKICCVLGTPDYTTWPEGMNLSRLLNFRFSEVMPANLSDIIPNASLEAIDLIAQLCSWDPQRRPTAEQALQHPFFHVGSWISSPLQDPFQRTMRNHTGSKPKLELNLWDFDTESDDCFLGLTLAVKPSVSNLEVVHQVSQNAREEILFCSGFQDHPRERVFWPLLSPNPRGNDVPVKSSFSSSYMVDSQVSRPPIAAPQSAGFTIATLQTNNILDSRSFGPMMAIPSPFQQSHA from the exons GTTGCTAtcaagaaaatgaagagaaagtTTTACTCTTGGGAAGAGTGCATGAATCTGCGTGAAGTCAAG TCCCTTCGTAAATTGAATCATCCCAACATTGTCAAGTTGAAGGAGGTCGTTAGGGAAAACCATGAGCTTTTCTTCATATTTGAATACATG GAATATAATCTATATCAGATCATGAGGGACCGTCAAAGCCCTTTTTCAGAGGCAGAGATACGGAGCCTTTTGTCTCAAGTATTGCAAGGGCTTGCCTACATGCATAGAAATTGTTACTTCCATCGGGACTTAAAACCTG AGAATCTGCTGGTGACGGGAGACGTTATTAAAATTGCTGATTTTGGACTGGCAAGAGAAGTGACATCTAGACCTCCTTATACTGATTATGTTTCTACACGGTG GTATCGAGCACCAGAAGTTTTGTTGCAGTCTTCATCGTACACCCCAGCAATTG ATATGTGGGCTGTTGGTGCAATACTAGCTGAGCTTTTCACGTTGTGTCCTCTTTTTCCTGGAGAAAG TGAAACAGATCAAATATACAAAATATGCTGTGTCCTTGGTACGCCTGATTATACTACATGGCCTGAAGGGATGAACCTTTCACGCTTACTCAATTTTAGGTTTTCAGAG GTCATGCCAGCCAATCTTTCTGATATCATTCCAAATGCCAGCTTAGAAGCAATTGATTTGATTGCG CAACTGTGCTCCTGGGACCCACAAAGGAGGCCAACTGCAGAACAAGCACTACAACATCCCTTCTTCCAT GTGGGATCATGGATTTCTTCTCCACTTCAGGATCCTTTCCAGCGAACCATGCGAAATCACACTG GATCAAAGCCAAAGCTTGAGTTGAATCTCTGGGATTTTGACACCGAATCAGATGACTGCTTTCTTGGCTTAACTCTGGCAGTGAAACCCAGTGTTTCTAACTTAG AGGTGGTCCATCAAGTCTCCCAAAATGCGCGAGAG GAGATACTGTTCTGCTCCGGGTTTCAGGACCATCCAAGGGAAAGAG TTTTTTGGCCCCTATTATCTCCCAATCCCAGAGGAAACGATGTTCCGGTTAAGTCTTCCTTCTCATCATCGTATATGGTGGATAG TCAAGTCTCACGGCCACCAATTGCGGCCCCCCAGTCTGCTGGATTTACCATTGCTACTCTGCAAACTAATAACATACTCGACAGCCGCTCATTCGGACCGATGATGGCCATTCCGTCGCCCTTCCAGCAGAGTCATGCCTGA
- the LOC131239614 gene encoding cyclin-dependent kinase F-3 isoform X3, which yields MERYKAMRELGDGTCGSVYKAVNLEANEIVAIKKMKRKFYSWEECMNLREVKSLRKLNHPNIVKLKEVVRENHELFFIFEYMEYNLYQIMRDRQSPFSEAEIRSLLSQVLQGLAYMHRNCYFHRDLKPENLLVTGDVIKIADFGLAREVTSRPPYTDYVSTRWYRAPEVLLQSSSYTPAIDMWAVGAILAELFTLCPLFPGESETDQIYKICCVLGTPDYTTWPEGMNLSRLLNFRFSEVMPANLSDIIPNASLEAIDLIAQLCSWDPQRRPTAEQALQHPFFHVGSWISSPLQDPFQRTMRNHTAGSKPKLELNLWDFDTESDDCFLGLTLAVKPSVSNLGDTVLLRVSGPSKGKSFLAPIISQSQRKRCSG from the exons GTTGCTAtcaagaaaatgaagagaaagtTTTACTCTTGGGAAGAGTGCATGAATCTGCGTGAAGTCAAG TCCCTTCGTAAATTGAATCATCCCAACATTGTCAAGTTGAAGGAGGTCGTTAGGGAAAACCATGAGCTTTTCTTCATATTTGAATACATG GAATATAATCTATATCAGATCATGAGGGACCGTCAAAGCCCTTTTTCAGAGGCAGAGATACGGAGCCTTTTGTCTCAAGTATTGCAAGGGCTTGCCTACATGCATAGAAATTGTTACTTCCATCGGGACTTAAAACCTG AGAATCTGCTGGTGACGGGAGACGTTATTAAAATTGCTGATTTTGGACTGGCAAGAGAAGTGACATCTAGACCTCCTTATACTGATTATGTTTCTACACGGTG GTATCGAGCACCAGAAGTTTTGTTGCAGTCTTCATCGTACACCCCAGCAATTG ATATGTGGGCTGTTGGTGCAATACTAGCTGAGCTTTTCACGTTGTGTCCTCTTTTTCCTGGAGAAAG TGAAACAGATCAAATATACAAAATATGCTGTGTCCTTGGTACGCCTGATTATACTACATGGCCTGAAGGGATGAACCTTTCACGCTTACTCAATTTTAGGTTTTCAGAG GTCATGCCAGCCAATCTTTCTGATATCATTCCAAATGCCAGCTTAGAAGCAATTGATTTGATTGCG CAACTGTGCTCCTGGGACCCACAAAGGAGGCCAACTGCAGAACAAGCACTACAACATCCCTTCTTCCAT GTGGGATCATGGATTTCTTCTCCACTTCAGGATCCTTTCCAGCGAACCATGCGAAATCACACTG CAGGATCAAAGCCAAAGCTTGAGTTGAATCTCTGGGATTTTGACACCGAATCAGATGACTGCTTTCTTGGCTTAACTCTGGCAGTGAAACCCAGTGTTTCTAACTTAG GAGATACTGTTCTGCTCCGGGTTTCAGGACCATCCAAGGGAAAGAG TTTTTTGGCCCCTATTATCTCCCAATCCCAGAGGAAACGATGTTCCGGTTAA
- the LOC131239614 gene encoding cyclin-dependent kinase F-3 isoform X1 — protein sequence MERYKAMRELGDGTCGSVYKAVNLEANEIVAIKKMKRKFYSWEECMNLREVKSLRKLNHPNIVKLKEVVRENHELFFIFEYMEYNLYQIMRDRQSPFSEAEIRSLLSQVLQGLAYMHRNCYFHRDLKPENLLVTGDVIKIADFGLAREVTSRPPYTDYVSTRWYRAPEVLLQSSSYTPAIDMWAVGAILAELFTLCPLFPGESETDQIYKICCVLGTPDYTTWPEGMNLSRLLNFRFSEVMPANLSDIIPNASLEAIDLIAQLCSWDPQRRPTAEQALQHPFFHVGSWISSPLQDPFQRTMRNHTAGSKPKLELNLWDFDTESDDCFLGLTLAVKPSVSNLEVVHQVSQNAREEILFCSGFQDHPRERVFWPLLSPNPRGNDVPVKSSFSSSYMVDSQVSRPPIAAPQSAGFTIATLQTNNILDSRSFGPMMAIPSPFQQSHA from the exons GTTGCTAtcaagaaaatgaagagaaagtTTTACTCTTGGGAAGAGTGCATGAATCTGCGTGAAGTCAAG TCCCTTCGTAAATTGAATCATCCCAACATTGTCAAGTTGAAGGAGGTCGTTAGGGAAAACCATGAGCTTTTCTTCATATTTGAATACATG GAATATAATCTATATCAGATCATGAGGGACCGTCAAAGCCCTTTTTCAGAGGCAGAGATACGGAGCCTTTTGTCTCAAGTATTGCAAGGGCTTGCCTACATGCATAGAAATTGTTACTTCCATCGGGACTTAAAACCTG AGAATCTGCTGGTGACGGGAGACGTTATTAAAATTGCTGATTTTGGACTGGCAAGAGAAGTGACATCTAGACCTCCTTATACTGATTATGTTTCTACACGGTG GTATCGAGCACCAGAAGTTTTGTTGCAGTCTTCATCGTACACCCCAGCAATTG ATATGTGGGCTGTTGGTGCAATACTAGCTGAGCTTTTCACGTTGTGTCCTCTTTTTCCTGGAGAAAG TGAAACAGATCAAATATACAAAATATGCTGTGTCCTTGGTACGCCTGATTATACTACATGGCCTGAAGGGATGAACCTTTCACGCTTACTCAATTTTAGGTTTTCAGAG GTCATGCCAGCCAATCTTTCTGATATCATTCCAAATGCCAGCTTAGAAGCAATTGATTTGATTGCG CAACTGTGCTCCTGGGACCCACAAAGGAGGCCAACTGCAGAACAAGCACTACAACATCCCTTCTTCCAT GTGGGATCATGGATTTCTTCTCCACTTCAGGATCCTTTCCAGCGAACCATGCGAAATCACACTG CAGGATCAAAGCCAAAGCTTGAGTTGAATCTCTGGGATTTTGACACCGAATCAGATGACTGCTTTCTTGGCTTAACTCTGGCAGTGAAACCCAGTGTTTCTAACTTAG AGGTGGTCCATCAAGTCTCCCAAAATGCGCGAGAG GAGATACTGTTCTGCTCCGGGTTTCAGGACCATCCAAGGGAAAGAG TTTTTTGGCCCCTATTATCTCCCAATCCCAGAGGAAACGATGTTCCGGTTAAGTCTTCCTTCTCATCATCGTATATGGTGGATAG TCAAGTCTCACGGCCACCAATTGCGGCCCCCCAGTCTGCTGGATTTACCATTGCTACTCTGCAAACTAATAACATACTCGACAGCCGCTCATTCGGACCGATGATGGCCATTCCGTCGCCCTTCCAGCAGAGTCATGCCTGA